GATGCTGGCCGCGCCCAGGAGCGAGCTGATTCCCGTCGTTTCGCGGTGGTCGAACGACGCTCGAGGGATGGACGGGGCCCGTCGGGTCGACTCGTGGCCCTCGGCGCGAGGGCGTGAGTTGGCTTACGCCCAGGCGTGGGCGGCTCGGCTGCGGGAGGTGGATTTCGAGGCCCTCAGCCCGGAAGGGAAGATCGACTATCTGCTGCTGGCCAACGACCTCCGCTCGACGGCCGAGACGCAGCCGTTCGCGCTTCAGCGCGACGCGTCGGTCGCCTCGTTCGTGCCGTTCGCGAAGTCGATCGAGACGCTCGACGAGGCCCGGTTCAAACTGGCTCCGGTCGATCCCGAGGGGGCGGCGGCGAAGCTTTCGGAGATCCGCAAGCAGGCGGAGGAGCTGCGGAAGTCGATCGCTGAAAGGAAGAAGGAGGACAAGCTGAAGCCGGAGCTAGCCTATCGAGCCCTGGAACAGGTCTCGGCGAACCGCCAGGCGCTTGAGCGTTGGTTCCGCCATTACGAGGGCTTCGACCCGCTCTTCTCGTGGTGGTGCCGCGAGCCCCAGCGCAAGGCCGATGAGGCGCTCGGCGAGCTGGTGAAGGCCCTCCGCGAAGCCTCCGGCCTCTCCGCAGAGCCCAAGCCGGGCGACGACCGCCAGCCGCCGCTGGGTTCGCCGATCGGTTCCGAGGAGCTGGCCGTCTTGCTCCGGGGCGAGATGATCGCCTATTCCCCCGAGGAGCTGATCGCGATCGCCGAGCGCGAGTTCGAATGGTGCAAGGCCGAGCGCAGGAGGGCCGCCTCCGAGCTGGGTTGCGGCGACGACTGGAAGGCCGCGATGGAGAAGATCAAGGGGGACGTCGTCCGTCCCGGCGAGCAGGACAGGGCGGTCCGCGATCTGGTGGCCGAGACGCTGGCGTTCCTCGACCAGCACGATCTGGTCACGGTGCCGAAGCTCGCCCGCGAGAACTGGACGCTCGACCCGACGCCGCCGGAGAACCAGAAGACGAGCCCGTACTTCTTCTACAGCCCCGGCGCGAACACCGTCGGCATGGCCTACGCGGGGGAGAAGCAGGACCTGGACGGCAAGCGGTCGGCGATGCGTTCCAACAACGTCCACTTCACCAAGAACGCCGCGCTCCACGAGCTGATCCCCGGCCATCACCTCCAGTCGTTCTCGATGGCCCGCCACAACGCCCACCGTCGGCCGTTCGGCACGCCGTTCTGGATGGAGGGCTGGTCGTTGTACTGGGAGATGCTGGCCTGGGACCTGGGCTTCCCCAAGACCCCGGCCGACCGCCTGGGCTTCCTCTTCTGGCGTTCGCACCGCTGCGCCCGCGTGGTCTTCTCGCTCAAGTACCACCTGGGCAAGATGACCGCCGACCAGGCCATCGACTACCTCGTCAACGAGGTCGGCCACGAACGAGCCGCCGCCGAAGGCGAGGTCCGCCGCTCACTCGCCGGCGGCTATGGACCCCTCTATCAAGCCGCCTACATGATCGGCGGCCTCCAGTTCCGAGCCCTCCACCGGGAACTCGTCGACTCCGGCAAAATGACCAACCGCGAATTCCACGACCGCATCCTCCAGGGCGGCTCCATGACCGTCGAAATGGTCCGCGCCCGCCTGACCGGGCAATCCCTGACCCGCGACCACAAGCCCTCGTGGAAGTTCGCCGGGGAGGCCGTCCCGATCGTTGGAGCGTCGATTCCATGAATGGGGAACTCAACCGGCGTTTGCTGCTCTGTCTGGCGGCCCTCATGGTCCTTTTAATCGTGACCGGGG
The Paludisphaera rhizosphaerae DNA segment above includes these coding regions:
- a CDS encoding DUF885 domain-containing protein; the encoded protein is MPTRPAAFASIILNCLLAAALADDVAVEPLGPMLAAPRSELIPVVSRWSNDARGMDGARRVDSWPSARGRELAYAQAWAARLREVDFEALSPEGKIDYLLLANDLRSTAETQPFALQRDASVASFVPFAKSIETLDEARFKLAPVDPEGAAAKLSEIRKQAEELRKSIAERKKEDKLKPELAYRALEQVSANRQALERWFRHYEGFDPLFSWWCREPQRKADEALGELVKALREASGLSAEPKPGDDRQPPLGSPIGSEELAVLLRGEMIAYSPEELIAIAEREFEWCKAERRRAASELGCGDDWKAAMEKIKGDVVRPGEQDRAVRDLVAETLAFLDQHDLVTVPKLARENWTLDPTPPENQKTSPYFFYSPGANTVGMAYAGEKQDLDGKRSAMRSNNVHFTKNAALHELIPGHHLQSFSMARHNAHRRPFGTPFWMEGWSLYWEMLAWDLGFPKTPADRLGFLFWRSHRCARVVFSLKYHLGKMTADQAIDYLVNEVGHERAAAEGEVRRSLAGGYGPLYQAAYMIGGLQFRALHRELVDSGKMTNREFHDRILQGGSMTVEMVRARLTGQSLTRDHKPSWKFAGEAVPIVGASIP